The following proteins are co-located in the Pseudarthrobacter siccitolerans genome:
- a CDS encoding ferritin, producing the protein MTTSSFNALLSTQIGNEFTASQQYIAVATWFANQDLPQLARYFYRQSVEERNHAMMMVQYMLDRDIAFTIPGVPAVRNDFASVTEPLALALQQEKEVTRNIEDLFRAARGENDALGEQFMLWFLKEQVEEVASMTTLLNIAERADNLFDIENFIARETVGDGGRDTAAPLAAGGTL; encoded by the coding sequence ATGACCACATCATCCTTCAATGCGCTCCTGTCCACCCAGATCGGCAACGAATTCACGGCATCGCAGCAGTACATTGCGGTGGCCACCTGGTTCGCCAACCAGGATCTCCCCCAGCTGGCCCGCTACTTCTACCGGCAGTCCGTGGAGGAGCGGAACCACGCCATGATGATGGTGCAGTACATGCTGGACCGGGACATCGCGTTCACCATTCCGGGTGTTCCTGCCGTCCGCAACGACTTCGCTTCCGTCACCGAACCTCTGGCCCTTGCCCTGCAGCAGGAAAAAGAGGTTACCCGGAACATCGAAGACCTGTTCCGGGCCGCACGCGGTGAAAACGACGCCCTGGGCGAGCAGTTCATGCTCTGGTTCCTGAAGGAGCAGGTGGAGGAGGTCGCCTCCATGACCACACTCCTGAACATCGCCGAGCGCGCCGACAACCTGTTCGACATCGAGAACTTCATCGCCCGGGAAACCGTTGGCGACGGCGGCCGGGACACTGCCGCCCCCTTAGCGGCCGGCGGCACCCTCTAG
- a CDS encoding DMT family transporter — translation MSWLILLLSGALEAVWAAALHRTFQASGRRRIAPAVLFLVSVAASTGGLAIAMQSIPTGTAYAVWVGVGVVLTSAYAIITKVERPTAARLLLLSGIAACVVGLKVVA, via the coding sequence ATGTCGTGGTTAATCCTCCTTCTATCCGGCGCCCTTGAAGCCGTGTGGGCCGCCGCCCTGCACCGCACGTTCCAGGCTTCCGGCCGGCGCCGCATCGCCCCCGCCGTGCTGTTCCTGGTTTCTGTCGCGGCCAGCACCGGCGGCCTGGCCATCGCCATGCAGTCCATTCCTACTGGCACCGCTTACGCCGTCTGGGTGGGCGTGGGTGTGGTGCTGACTTCCGCATACGCCATCATCACCAAGGTGGAGCGTCCGACGGCGGCACGCCTCCTCCTGCTGTCCGGCATCGCTGCATGCGTGGTTGGCTTGAAGGTGGTGGCGTGA
- a CDS encoding DMT family transporter, which yields MLRRAIPWLVLLASAVLEAVWATALGLSDGFSKPLPTQVFAVTATLSMLGLGVAIRHIPLGTAYAVWVGIGAALTVGWAMATGVEPFSLVKVVFIAGIVGCAAGLKALPSGTAAPEPEPAHSSRR from the coding sequence ATGCTGCGGCGTGCGATTCCCTGGCTGGTCCTCCTCGCCTCCGCCGTCCTGGAAGCAGTGTGGGCAACAGCCCTGGGCCTGTCCGACGGCTTCAGCAAGCCCCTGCCCACCCAGGTTTTCGCCGTCACGGCAACCCTGAGCATGCTGGGCCTGGGCGTCGCCATCCGGCATATCCCGCTGGGCACCGCTTACGCCGTGTGGGTCGGGATCGGGGCTGCGCTGACCGTCGGCTGGGCCATGGCCACCGGCGTGGAGCCCTTCAGCCTGGTCAAGGTGGTTTTTATTGCCGGAATCGTGGGCTGCGCGGCCGGGCTGAAGGCACTGCCCTCAGGCACTGCCGCCCCGGAGCCCGAACCGGCTCACTCGTCCCGCCGCTGA
- a CDS encoding nucleoside/nucleotide kinase family protein, which translates to MDSPEIIEAMDALRARMVPGTRTILGIAGAPGSGKSTFGEWIRQQFGPGLAVVVPMDGFHLGNAILDGTPLRQRKGAIDTFDAGGYLSLLRRLVRRDEPVVYAPAFRRTLDEPVAASIAVPAEVPLVITEGNYLLAELDPWKEVRAQLDEVWFVDTPPTLRLKRLVERHVSFGMDRDAASAWATGPDEANAVLIQATRPAADRVIPWD; encoded by the coding sequence ATGGACTCCCCCGAGATTATTGAGGCGATGGACGCCCTCCGGGCCAGGATGGTCCCCGGAACGCGGACCATCCTTGGCATAGCGGGCGCGCCCGGTTCCGGGAAATCCACCTTCGGCGAATGGATCCGGCAGCAGTTTGGGCCCGGCCTGGCCGTGGTGGTTCCCATGGACGGCTTCCATCTGGGCAACGCCATCCTTGACGGCACGCCGTTGCGGCAGCGCAAGGGCGCAATAGACACGTTCGACGCCGGCGGGTACCTTTCGCTGCTGCGCCGCCTGGTGCGCCGGGACGAGCCAGTGGTCTACGCACCGGCGTTCCGGCGCACCCTGGACGAGCCGGTGGCCGCGTCCATCGCTGTCCCCGCCGAGGTTCCGCTGGTGATCACCGAGGGCAACTACCTGCTGGCGGAGCTGGACCCGTGGAAAGAGGTCCGGGCCCAGCTGGACGAGGTGTGGTTTGTGGACACTCCCCCGACCCTGCGGCTCAAGCGCCTCGTGGAACGGCATGTGTCGTTCGGGATGGACCGGGACGCAGCCAGCGCTTGGGCCACCGGGCCGGACGAGGCCAACGCAGTGCTGATCCAGGCGACGCGGCCGGCAGCTGACCGGGTCATCCCCTGGGACTGA
- a CDS encoding aldo/keto reductase: protein MAATVRLGGGFDVSPLGFGGMALTPVYGEVDPEDALRTLHHAVDSGVSFIDTADIYGGGSNEELIARLLKERRGEVQLATKFGLLGSPAEGYSDIRGDASHIRQAVDRSLQRLGTDVIDLYYMHRRDLRVPIVETVEAMAELVQQGKVKHLGLSEVTAQELEEASAVHPIAAVQSEWSIWSRDVERNVVPAAAALGVGFVPYSPLGRGFLTGTVDAANLGETDFRRRIPRFAPDAASANQAVVATVRAVADELDATPAQVALAWLLAQGKRLGLPVVPIPGTRKTHRIDENLGALALELTPAQLDALAEASDAVVGSRSADPNWVSEGRE from the coding sequence ATGGCAGCAACAGTCCGGCTCGGCGGCGGTTTCGACGTCAGTCCGCTTGGCTTCGGTGGAATGGCGCTCACCCCGGTTTATGGGGAGGTGGATCCGGAGGACGCGCTCCGGACGCTGCATCACGCCGTCGACTCCGGTGTCAGCTTCATTGACACCGCGGACATCTATGGCGGGGGCAGCAACGAGGAGTTGATCGCCCGGCTGCTGAAGGAACGGCGGGGCGAGGTCCAGTTGGCCACCAAGTTCGGGCTGCTTGGCTCCCCGGCTGAGGGGTATTCGGACATCCGGGGCGATGCCAGCCATATCCGGCAGGCCGTGGACCGCAGCCTGCAACGGCTGGGCACTGACGTGATCGACCTCTACTACATGCACCGCCGCGACCTCCGCGTTCCGATTGTGGAAACCGTGGAGGCCATGGCGGAGCTGGTGCAGCAAGGCAAGGTCAAGCACCTGGGGCTGTCGGAGGTGACGGCGCAGGAGCTTGAAGAAGCCTCTGCAGTCCATCCCATTGCGGCGGTCCAGAGTGAATGGTCCATCTGGAGCCGCGACGTGGAACGCAACGTTGTTCCTGCCGCGGCTGCCCTGGGGGTGGGCTTTGTGCCGTACTCGCCGCTGGGCAGGGGATTCCTGACCGGCACCGTTGACGCTGCCAACCTGGGCGAGACGGACTTCCGACGCCGGATCCCCCGCTTCGCCCCGGATGCGGCCAGTGCCAACCAGGCAGTGGTGGCCACCGTCAGGGCTGTGGCGGACGAGCTGGATGCAACGCCGGCCCAGGTGGCCCTGGCCTGGCTGCTCGCCCAAGGCAAGCGGCTGGGCCTGCCGGTCGTCCCGATCCCCGGCACGCGCAAAACGCACCGGATCGACGAAAACCTTGGCGCACTGGCTTTGGAGCTGACCCCGGCGCAACTGGACGCACTGGCGGAAGCTTCGGACGCCGTCGTCGGCTCCCGCTCGGCGGATCCCAACTGGGTGTCCGAAGGGCGCGAGTAA
- a CDS encoding MBL fold metallo-hydrolase, whose protein sequence is MDSLLYDLPALTIRRISVSEMDNNVYLLTGKASGAQVLIDAADDLPAIQQLLEDGGADTSAEPNLALIATTHQHSDHVRALKGLVDATGARTAAGTEDAPHLPVNVDLLLDHAAVSNFDGFDLTAIHLRGHTPGSIAFVYEDPEGPAHIFSGDSLFPGGVGNTQKDPERFNQLLTDVTQRLFGPYPDSAIVHPGHGKPTTLGAERPHLKEWRARGW, encoded by the coding sequence ATGGACTCACTTCTTTACGACCTGCCGGCGCTGACCATCCGCCGGATTTCCGTCAGCGAGATGGACAACAACGTGTACCTGCTGACCGGCAAAGCCAGCGGCGCGCAGGTGCTGATCGACGCCGCGGACGACCTTCCGGCCATCCAACAGCTGCTGGAGGACGGCGGCGCGGATACGTCGGCCGAACCGAACCTGGCGCTGATCGCCACTACCCACCAGCACTCGGACCACGTCCGGGCACTGAAGGGGCTGGTGGACGCTACTGGTGCCAGGACCGCAGCGGGGACCGAGGACGCACCGCACCTGCCCGTCAACGTTGACCTGCTGCTGGACCACGCTGCCGTGAGCAACTTCGACGGTTTCGACCTGACAGCCATCCATTTGCGCGGGCACACGCCGGGCTCGATCGCGTTTGTGTACGAGGACCCCGAGGGCCCGGCGCACATCTTCTCCGGCGACTCGCTGTTCCCCGGCGGCGTGGGCAACACACAGAAGGATCCGGAACGGTTCAACCAGCTTCTTACCGACGTCACCCAGCGGCTGTTCGGGCCCTACCCGGACTCCGCCATCGTGCACCCGGGCCACGGCAAGCCCACCACCCTTGGTGCCGAGCGGCCGCACCTGAAGGAGTGGCGCGCCCGCGGCTGGTAG